Proteins from a single region of Bos javanicus breed banteng chromosome 25, ARS-OSU_banteng_1.0, whole genome shotgun sequence:
- the LOC133238941 gene encoding putative olfactory receptor 1F12P, translated as MATGNRTSTSQFILLGLSSQPEKQELIFGLFLLMYLVGAAGNLLIILAIGSDSHLHTPMYFFLSNLSLVDFCFISTTVPKMLTNIQTQTRSISYSGCLAQIYFCILLANMDNFLLMAMAYDRYVAICRPLHYSTTMSLAACALMLGSAWLLANFHSLLHTLLMAWLDFCASNVIPYFFCDLIPLLQLSCSNTLPNQLMILLVGGLIVLIPFLSILISYVHIVSAVLKVPSARGKQKAFSTCGSHLAVVILFYGTITGVYLSPSPSHSADKDSLASVMYMVVTPTLNPFIYCLRNKDMQGALRKLVGVKVAFHGL; from the coding sequence ATGGCGACGGGAAACCGCACGAGCACCTCCCAGTTCATCCTCCTCGGTCTCTCCAGCCAACCCGAGAAGCAGGAGCTGATCTTTGGGCTCTTCCTTCTCATGTACCTGGTTGGGGCAGCCGGGAACCTGCTCATCATTCTGGCTATTGGCTCAGACTCCCATCTCCACActcccatgtacttctttctcagcAACCTCTCCCTGGTGGATTTCTGCTTCATCTCCACCACAGTCCCCAAGATGCTCACGAACATCCAGACACAGACCCGGTCCATTTCCTACAGTGGCTGCCTAGCCCAGATCTACTTCTGCATTTTGCTTGCGAACATGGACAACTTCCTCCTGATGGCCATGGCTTACGACCGCTACGTGGCGATCTGCCGGCCCCTGCACTACTCCACGACGATGAGTTTAGCAGCCTGTGCCCTGATGCTTGGGAGCGCCTGGCTCCTTGCCAATTTCCACTCCCTGCTGCACACCCTCCTCATGGCCTGGCTGGACTTCTGTGCCAGCAACGTCATCCCTTACTTCTTCTGTGACCTCATTCCCCTGCTTCAGCTCTCCTGCTCCAACACCCTGCCCAATCAACTCATGATTCTGCTGGTGGGGGGCCTGATCGTCCTCATCCCCTTCCTCAGCATCCTCATCTCCTACGTCCACATTGTGTCTGCTGTGCTCAAGGTCCCATCTGCCCGGGGAAAACAGAAGGCCTTCTCTACCTGTGGCTCCCACCTTGCTGTGGTCATCCTCTTCTATGGGACCATCACAGGGGTCTACCTGAGTCCCTCACCCTCCCACTCAGCTGACAAGGATTCACTAGCTTCAGTAATGTACATGGTGGTCACCCCCACGCTGAATCCCTTTATCTACTGCCTGAGGAATAAGGACATGCAGGGAGCTCTGCGGAAACTGGTCGGTGTGAAGGTTGCATTCCATGGGCTATGA
- the ZSCAN25 gene encoding zinc finger and SCAN domain-containing protein 25, with product MLVERPGMAEEPQQQMGGHVVKLEKELPWGRTREDPSPETFRLRFRQFRYQEAAGPQEALRELQELCRQWLRPELHTKEQILELLVLEQFLTILPREFYAWIWEHGPESGKALVAMVEDFTQRALEAKAVPCHVQGQREETTLCRDPWEPSVHLGPVEVKPEWGMPHGEGIQDLDRGTEEQLSQDPGEGTQAFQEQALPVLQAGAGLPAVTTRDQEVAASFLTAGSQGLGPFKDMALAFPEEEWRHVTPAQIDCFGEYVEPQDCGVSPPGLGSKDKEAKTQLADPKGQLACGRAERCGEAALQGPELGRPSEQQAGSSVGNAPGPLLPQHSVAPLPDDLQTHSSFWKPFQCPECGKGFSRSSNLVRHQRTHEEEKSYSCGECGKGFALREYLLKHQRTHLGRRPHVCSECWKTFSQRHHLAVHQRSHTGEKPFQCADCWRSFSRRQHLQVHRRTHTGEKPYTCECGKRFSRNANLAVHRRTHTGEKPYGCQVCGKRFSKGERLVRHQRIHTGEKPYRCPACGRSFNQRSILNRHQKTQHRQEPPGQ from the exons ATGCTTGTAGAGCGTCCAGGGATGGCAGAAGAGCCTCAGCAGCAAATGGGTGGCCATGTGGTAAAACTAGAGAAAGAGCTGCCGTGGGGCAGGACGAGGGAGGACCCCAGCCCGGAGACTTTTCGCCTGCGGTTTCGGCAGTTCCGCTACCAGGAGGCGGCCGGGCCTCAGGAAGCCCTCAGGGAGCTCCAGGAGCTCTGTCGCCAGTGGCTGCGGCCCGAGCTGCATACCAAGGAGCAGATCCTGGAGCTGCTAGTGCTGGAGCAGTTCCTGACCATCCTGCCACGGGAGTTCTATGCCTGGATTTGGGAGCATGGCCCTGAGAGCGGCAAGGCCCTAGTGGCCATGGTGGAGGACTTCACGCAGAGAGCCCTGGAAGCCAAGGCG GTTCCGTGCCACGTGCAGGGACAGCGGGAGGAGACAACGCTTTGCAGAGACCCCTGGGAACCAAGTGTCCACCTGGGGCCCGTGGAGGTCAAGCCCGAGTGGGGGATGCCCCATGGGGAAGGCATCCAAGACCTTGACCGAGGCACTGAGGAGCAGCTCAGCCAGGACCCTGGAGAGGGGACGCAGGCCTTCCAGGAGCAGG CTCTGCCAGTCCTTCAGGCTGGTGCTGGCCTCCCTGCAGTGACCACCAGAGACCAGGAGGTGGCAGCCAGCTTCCTGACGGCTGGATCCCAG GGGTTGGGCCCATTTAAAGACATGGCCCTGGCTTTCCCTGAGGAGGAGTGGAGGCACGTAACCCCAGCCCAGATAGACTGCTTTGGGGAGTATGTGGAACCCCAGGACTGCGGGGTCTCACCTCCAG GCCTGGGGAGCAAGGACAAGGAGGCAAAGACCCAGCTGGCAGACCCCAAGGGGCAGCTCGCTTGCGGGCGGGCAGAGAGGTGTGGGGAGGCCGCTCTCCAGGGCCCGGAGTTGGGAAGACCAAGCGAGCAGCAGGCCGGGAGCTCGGTGGGAAACGCGCCCGGGCCGCTCCTGCCCCAGCACAGCGTTGCCCCGCTGCCCGATGACCTCCAGACCCACAGCTCCTTCTGGAAGCCTTTCCAGTGCCCTGAGTGTGGGAAAGGCTTCAGTCGGAGCTCCAACCTGGTCCGACACCAGCGGACGCACGAGGAGGAGAAGTCGTACAGCTGCGGGGAGTGCGGCAAGGGCTTTGCGCTGCGCGAGTACCTGCTGAAGCACCAGCGGACGCACCTGGGCCGGCGGCCGCACGTGTGCAGTGAGTGCTGGAAGACCTTCAGCCAGCGCCACCACCTCGCGGTCCACCAGCGCAGCCACACAGGCGAGAAGCCCTTCCAGTGCGCGGACTGCTGGAGGAGCTTCAGCCGCCGGCAGCACCTGCAGGTGCACCGCCGGACACACACCGGCGAGAAGCCGTACACCTGCGAGTGTGGCAAGCGCTTCAGCAGGAACGCCAACCTGGCGGTGCACCGGCGGACCCACACGGGCGAGAAACCCTATGGCTGCCAGGTGTGCGGGAAGCGCTTCAGCAAGGGGGAGCGGCTGGTCCGGCACCAGAGGATCCACACCGGGGAGAAGCCGTATCGCTGCCCGGCCTGCGGCCGCAGCTTCAACCAGCGCTCCATCCTCAACCGGCACCAGAAGACGCAGCACCGCCAGGAGCCCCCGGGGCAGTGA